The window GGTTTTTCATCGGCGGCGATGAAATGACAACATGTACCTCGGTTGCGCCGGCTTCTTTTAACATATTAACAATTCGACGTGATGTCGTACCTCTTACAATAGAATCATCCACCATTACCACACGTTTACCTTTTACAACTTGCACTACTGGAGAAAGCTTCATTTTCACTCCACGTTCACGCAGTTCTTGTGTTGGTTGAATGAAAGTACGACCTGTATAGCGATTTTTAATTAAACCAAGCTCATATGGGATGCCGCTTTCTTCAGCAAATCCAATTGCTGCAGAAATAGATGAGTCTGGAACACCTGTGACAACGTCCGCCTCAATTCCAAAGCACTCTTTTGCCAATTGTTTACCCATACGTTTACGTGCAGCATGAATGTTGATTTCATCGATATTGGAATCAGGACGGGCAAAATATACATACTCCATCGCACACATTGCACGTTTTTCCATTGCAACAAAACGATCCTCTTCAATACCTTGATCAGTAATGACTAATAGCTCACCTGGTTCTACTTCACGAACAAACTCGGCTCCAATTAGATCAAATGCACAAGTTTCCGAAGCTACAACATATGCCTCTCCTAATTTACCAAGAGATAATGGGCGTAACCCGTTACGATCACGCGCTACCATCATCCCCTCCTTCGTAATAATCAAGAAAGAAAAGGCCCCTTTTAATAATGAAAGAGATTCTTTAACTTGTGCACGGAATCCCGGCTTTTTACTTTTCTTGATTAAGTGAACAACAACTTCTGTATCCGATGTCGATTGGAAAATACTGCCCGAACGTTCTAGATGTTGTTTTAAATGATTCGCATTTACTAGGTTCCCATTATGGGCAATGGCTAGTGTACCAGTAGAAGAACGGAATAATAATGGCTGTACATTCTCGATACCACCGCCACCAGCAGTCGTATATCTGGCATGTGCAATCGCTCCGTAACCTTTAGCTGTGCCTAAGTTGCTTTCATTAAACACATCATTTACTAACCCTTCACCCTTTACTGCACGAAGCGCATGACCGTCCGTTACGACGATCCCAGCGCCTTCTTGCCCACGGTGTTGAAGTGCATGTAGACCATAATAGCTTAATTGTGCAGCATCAGGATGTCCCCAAATGCCGAAAACTCCACATTCTTCATTTAAGCCTCTGATTTCACCAAGCATGGGATTGCTCCTTTCCAAGCAGAACGGAATTCCTCCACTGTACCTTCTAAAAGAACGCCAGTATGACCGTTGATTGTAATTTTCGCATCATCTGTTACAATACCGATTTTCTTCGCCTCAGGAATTACTTTTTCGAATGCAGCTGCATTTTCCTCATTTACTGTTACAACAAAACGTGATTGAGATTCACTAAATAAAGCTGTTACTGCAGAGCCCTCTAATGATACGTCAATCCCTAAACCTTGTGCTCCAAAAGTTTTTTCTGCTAATGCTACCGCTACGCCACCTTCAGAAACGTCATGTGCAGATTGCAATAACCCTTCACGGATTGCAGTTAAAATCGCTTCTTGACGTTTAGCCTCTACCGCTAAATCAATATGAGGTGCTTTTCCGAAAATTTTACCGAAAACAAGCTTTTGAAGCTCAGAGCCACCGAATTCAGTAGCTGTTTCACCCACTAAGTAAACAACATCTCCAGCAGTTTTTACTTGCTGAGTTGTAACGTGTGCTAAATCCTCTACTAAACCAACCATACCGATTGTTGGTGTTGGGTACACTGCTTCACCAGAACGCTCATTATAAAGGGATACGTTCCCACCGATTACTGGTGCGTTAAGTGCTGTACATGCTGCTGAAATACCGTCAGCTGATTTTTCAATTTGCCAGAAGATTTCTGGTTTTTCCGGATTCCCAAAATTCAGACAGTCAGTTATTGCAAGTGGTTTACCACCAGAAGCAACAATGTTACGTGCAGCTTCAGCTACTGCAATTTTCCCACCCATTTCTGGATCTAAGAAAATATAACGAGAATTACAGTCAGTTGTCATTGCAAGACCTTTATTTGTACCACGTACACGTAATACAGCCGCATCAGAACCAGGTGCAACAATCGTGTTCGTACGTACTTGATAGTCATATTGATCATAAACCCACTCTTTAGACGCAACTGTTGGTGCCTTAAGTAAGCCTAGTAATGTATCTTTGTAGTTATCTACTTCTGGTTCACTATTTTCAAGAGCTTGGAACTCTGCAAAGTATGCAGGTTCTTTCGAAGGCTTATTGTAGACTGGTGCATCTTCAGCAAGAGCATCTGCTGGAACTTCCGCAACTACTTCACCTTTATGTACCAGACGTAGCATTTTATCATCTGTAACGCGACCAATTGCCACAGCGTCTAAACCATATTTATCGAAGATTGATTTAATTTCATCTTCGCGCCCCTTTTTCACAACAAGCAGCATACGTTCTTGTGATTCAGATAACATCATTTCGTAAGCTGTCATTCCTGTTTCACGTTGAGGAACTAAGTCTAGATTCATTTCTACACCGGAACCAGCTTTAGAAGCCATTTCCGCTGATGATGAAGTAAGACCTGCCGCACCCATATCCTGAATTCCTACAAGTGCGTCTGATTTTACAACCTCCAGGCATGCTTCAAGTAAAAGTTTTTCCATGAATGGATCTCCAACTTGAACTGCTGGAC is drawn from Lysinibacillus sp. SGAir0095 and contains these coding sequences:
- the purF gene encoding amidophosphoribosyltransferase yields the protein MLGEIRGLNEECGVFGIWGHPDAAQLSYYGLHALQHRGQEGAGIVVTDGHALRAVKGEGLVNDVFNESNLGTAKGYGAIAHARYTTAGGGGIENVQPLLFRSSTGTLAIAHNGNLVNANHLKQHLERSGSIFQSTSDTEVVVHLIKKSKKPGFRAQVKESLSLLKGAFSFLIITKEGMMVARDRNGLRPLSLGKLGEAYVVASETCAFDLIGAEFVREVEPGELLVITDQGIEEDRFVAMEKRAMCAMEYVYFARPDSNIDEINIHAARKRMGKQLAKECFGIEADVVTGVPDSSISAAIGFAEESGIPYELGLIKNRYTGRTFIQPTQELRERGVKMKLSPVVQVVKGKRVVMVDDSIVRGTTSRRIVNMLKEAGATEVHVVISSPPMKNPCFYGIDTSTSEELIASSKSVEDIREAIGADTLTFLSADGLIEATARAFDDETRGLCMACFTGDYPTEIFPDTVLPHVKELQH
- the purL gene encoding phosphoribosylformylglycinamidine synthase subunit PurL, producing MSASLEPTVEQIKNQKLYASMGMSDEEFAMVEGILGRLPNWTETGLFSVMWSEHCSYKNSKPVLRKFPTKGPQVLQGPGEGAGIVDIGDEQAVVFKMESHNHPSAIEPYQGAATGVGGIIRDVFSMGARPIAMLNSLRFGELQSKRGKYLFEEVVAGIAGYGNCIGIPTVGGEIQFDPCYEGNPLVNAMCVGLIDHKDIQRGIAAGVGNTVMYVGAKTGRDGIHGATFASEELSEASEEKRPAVQVGDPFMEKLLLEACLEVVKSDALVGIQDMGAAGLTSSSAEMASKAGSGVEMNLDLVPQRETGMTAYEMMLSESQERMLLVVKKGREDEIKSIFDKYGLDAVAIGRVTDDKMLRLVHKGEVVAEVPADALAEDAPVYNKPSKEPAYFAEFQALENSEPEVDNYKDTLLGLLKAPTVASKEWVYDQYDYQVRTNTIVAPGSDAAVLRVRGTNKGLAMTTDCNSRYIFLDPEMGGKIAVAEAARNIVASGGKPLAITDCLNFGNPEKPEIFWQIEKSADGISAACTALNAPVIGGNVSLYNERSGEAVYPTPTIGMVGLVEDLAHVTTQQVKTAGDVVYLVGETATEFGGSELQKLVFGKIFGKAPHIDLAVEAKRQEAILTAIREGLLQSAHDVSEGGVAVALAEKTFGAQGLGIDVSLEGSAVTALFSESQSRFVVTVNEENAAAFEKVIPEAKKIGIVTDDAKITINGHTGVLLEGTVEEFRSAWKGAIPCLVKSEA